In one Chitinophaga sancti genomic region, the following are encoded:
- a CDS encoding TonB-dependent receptor plug domain-containing protein: MFPKLALPMAASILYALTLPAQDKINELDAVTVTATVNPVVSSKTGRNLFVIKGEDIAKMPVHSIDEVLRFIPGVEVQSKGPMGAGSDIVIRGGTFQQVLVILDGMRVNDPNTGHFSSYIPINPAEIDHIEVLKGASSAIYGSDAVGGVIHIITKTFATNKHSVPTSQFTAGATGGAYGLFNANANAYYTTNKLAVNIGGQTNNADGQPQRGIDGYFHLHTISGSASYQLSDNWKLSYRLSYDDRKFAAQNFYTTYASDTASEKLSTWWQQLNLQYRKNKNAFSLMAGYKNMNDHYVYNPVSIANDNRSKLYQSLAIYEHTFNENISFVAGGQFQQKSIVSNDRGNHTVNQAAGFTSMTATIWNALTLSPALRLDWDERSGAELVPQLNASYKAGQFQIRGSAGKTIRNADFTERYNNNNKTLVTSGKIGNPDLKAERSFSYEAGADYFGKYIRVSTTLFQRRYNDLIDWTTTSYDNMPYKHNLSPTGTYSLASNISKMVTSGVEGDLQFTKTYKEKHTVSATAGVTWLYSDIQEGQQSFYIASHARFLLNGMLSYRNQLFGVSVNGLYKVRDPQAVKGINGAVTKEYFVASVKADVFVIKNKLSLSVEADNVFNKNYADLTGAQMPGRWLMGGARITL, from the coding sequence ATGTTTCCAAAACTAGCATTACCTATGGCCGCCAGCATCTTGTATGCACTGACGCTGCCGGCACAGGATAAAATAAATGAATTAGACGCTGTAACCGTTACTGCCACTGTAAATCCGGTAGTCAGCTCAAAAACCGGCCGCAACTTATTCGTAATAAAAGGAGAGGACATTGCCAAAATGCCTGTCCACTCAATAGATGAGGTACTTCGCTTTATACCAGGTGTAGAAGTACAGTCCAAAGGCCCTATGGGCGCAGGTAGCGACATCGTGATCCGTGGTGGCACCTTCCAGCAGGTATTAGTGATCCTGGACGGTATGCGTGTAAACGATCCCAATACCGGCCACTTCAGTAGCTATATTCCCATCAATCCTGCAGAAATCGATCATATCGAAGTGCTGAAAGGCGCATCCTCCGCCATCTACGGCTCTGATGCTGTAGGTGGTGTGATCCACATCATCACAAAGACATTTGCAACTAACAAGCATAGCGTACCCACCAGTCAGTTCACCGCAGGTGCTACCGGTGGAGCATATGGTTTATTTAACGCGAATGCAAATGCTTATTATACCACAAATAAACTGGCGGTTAATATCGGTGGCCAGACGAATAATGCCGACGGTCAGCCACAACGTGGTATTGATGGCTATTTCCATCTGCACACGATCTCCGGCTCTGCCAGCTATCAGCTGAGTGATAACTGGAAACTCTCTTACCGCCTGAGTTATGACGATAGAAAGTTTGCCGCGCAGAACTTTTATACCACCTATGCCAGTGATACTGCCAGCGAAAAATTGTCTACCTGGTGGCAGCAACTGAACCTGCAATATCGTAAGAACAAAAATGCATTCAGTCTGATGGCGGGTTATAAAAACATGAATGACCACTACGTATACAATCCTGTTTCCATTGCAAATGATAACCGTAGTAAGTTATACCAGTCACTCGCAATTTACGAGCATACATTCAACGAAAATATCAGCTTTGTAGCAGGTGGTCAGTTCCAGCAAAAGAGCATCGTCTCCAATGACAGGGGCAACCATACCGTAAACCAGGCAGCTGGTTTTACTTCCATGACCGCAACGATCTGGAATGCTCTGACACTGAGTCCAGCATTACGTTTGGACTGGGATGAGCGCAGTGGTGCTGAACTGGTACCTCAGCTGAATGCCAGCTATAAAGCAGGTCAGTTCCAGATTCGTGGTAGTGCAGGTAAAACCATCCGTAATGCGGACTTCACCGAGCGCTATAACAACAATAACAAGACCCTCGTTACAAGTGGTAAGATTGGTAATCCTGACCTGAAAGCAGAGCGCTCTTTTAGCTATGAAGCAGGTGCAGATTACTTTGGTAAATACATCCGTGTATCCACTACCTTATTCCAGCGCAGGTACAATGACCTGATCGACTGGACTACCACCTCATATGATAACATGCCTTACAAGCATAACCTGTCTCCAACAGGTACCTATTCCCTGGCATCCAATATTTCTAAAATGGTAACCAGCGGGGTAGAAGGAGATCTCCAGTTTACGAAAACTTACAAGGAGAAACATACAGTGAGTGCTACTGCCGGTGTTACCTGGTTGTACTCTGATATCCAGGAAGGGCAGCAATCCTTTTACATTGCCTCACATGCACGTTTTCTGCTGAATGGTATGTTGTCTTACCGCAACCAGTTATTCGGCGTGAGTGTAAATGGACTGTATAAAGTGAGAGACCCGCAGGCTGTAAAAGGTATCAATGGTGCGGTGACGAAGGAGTATTTTGTAGCGAGTGTGAAAGCTGATGTATTCGTGATAAAGAATAAACTGAGCTTGTCAGTAGAAGCGGACAATGTATTCAATAAGAATTATGCAGATCTTACAGGCGCACAGATGCCAGGAAGATGGTTGATGGGTGGCGCAAGGATTACATTATAG
- a CDS encoding MFS transporter, translating to MRSLNKHLVLAIASMGIFVEALDIAIVNLALPKIEADLGLTNDSGYKIQSIYILIYGSFLILGGKLSDYLGRKTIFMAGCTIFLLTSLGAGLTHTLHHLILFRALQGLGAALLMPAAFSIVNYYFSEPHERGKAMGIFGSFAATGSAGGVSVGGIIANYWGWPWVFLINVPILLVILVIAYIYLEKDVKTAAKLPDLPAAIALVLGMLCLSKITEGNYLIISIIVLSVSAWFLYYRLNTQGDPLLDLRVLLLSSLRKGTLLFFLLGVLFTGYLFLMSFLVQQNFGFTAAQSGFLMMPFNIISMLLGRFGLPALSKRFSPKKIAMGGAVAMLAGALSLVLAVQIHSLAFLLAGGAWIAGIGMTLCYTGYTVIAMEHVPSEHLGIAASLINTAYFVGGGIGLPLISIFMSHGSAALDSRPLWLLCIVAGFSIARLLYRKRARIKGNISRI from the coding sequence ATGCGATCACTGAATAAGCATCTTGTTTTAGCCATCGCCTCTATGGGCATATTTGTAGAAGCCCTCGACATCGCGATTGTAAACCTGGCATTGCCGAAAATTGAAGCTGACCTGGGATTGACGAACGATTCCGGGTACAAAATTCAAAGTATTTATATCCTGATCTATGGTAGTTTTTTAATCTTAGGAGGAAAATTATCTGACTACCTGGGCAGGAAAACCATCTTCATGGCAGGATGTACCATCTTCCTGCTGACCTCTCTGGGTGCGGGTTTGACGCATACCCTCCATCATCTAATTTTATTCAGGGCATTGCAGGGCCTGGGTGCTGCCTTGTTAATGCCTGCCGCATTTTCAATTGTCAATTACTACTTTTCTGAACCACATGAACGCGGAAAGGCGATGGGGATCTTTGGTTCCTTTGCCGCCACGGGTTCTGCGGGTGGCGTGTCTGTAGGTGGAATTATCGCGAATTACTGGGGATGGCCATGGGTGTTCCTCATCAATGTACCGATATTATTGGTGATCCTGGTGATTGCTTATATCTACCTGGAAAAAGATGTAAAAACGGCGGCCAAATTACCGGATCTTCCTGCTGCGATTGCATTGGTGCTGGGCATGCTCTGTTTGTCTAAGATCACAGAAGGGAATTACCTGATTATTTCAATAATAGTTTTATCGGTATCTGCCTGGTTTTTATATTACCGGCTCAACACACAGGGGGATCCATTATTAGATCTCAGGGTACTGCTATTATCATCACTGCGAAAGGGTACGCTGTTATTCTTTTTATTGGGCGTCCTGTTCACCGGGTACTTGTTTTTAATGAGTTTTCTTGTGCAGCAAAACTTTGGTTTTACTGCGGCGCAGTCAGGTTTTTTGATGATGCCTTTTAATATCATCTCTATGTTGTTAGGGAGGTTTGGATTGCCTGCATTATCAAAAAGGTTCTCGCCTAAAAAGATAGCCATGGGTGGGGCGGTAGCGATGCTCGCAGGTGCATTGTCATTGGTACTCGCCGTGCAGATACATAGTTTGGCTTTTCTGCTGGCAGGTGGTGCATGGATAGCTGGTATAGGGATGACGCTTTGTTATACCGGCTATACCGTTATTGCCATGGAGCATGTGCCTTCAGAACATTTGGGGATTGCTGCCAGTTTGATTAATACGGCTTACTTTGTGGGAGGTGGTATAGGCTTGCCGCTGATTTCGATATTTATGTCGCATGGGTCAGCAGCGCTGGACAGCCGGCCATTGTGGTTGCTGTGTATCGTCGCAGGGTTTTCAATTGCGAGGTTATTGTATAGAAAAAGGGCTCGTATCAAGGGTAACATTTCCAGGATCTAA
- a CDS encoding Crp/Fnr family transcriptional regulator, with amino-acid sequence MLRTNPYFLSFANSLESQPVKCFNAGERLMVQDKNAREIMILKSGVTKCYRSEENGKELIFEFLGKGEILGDLETILRRVCLCSVEAITPVEAYVFSLADFDGLIDSDKTFHRKLLEELALRIYQTSTRASYQQNYPVEYSLIKFLMIQKEQQLSFSKQDIADYLAITVRSLNRTVKQLREGAVNPELAEGELKQLLSDL; translated from the coding sequence ATGCTTAGAACAAATCCATATTTCTTGTCATTTGCCAATAGCCTGGAAAGTCAGCCCGTAAAATGCTTTAACGCGGGAGAGCGCTTGATGGTTCAGGATAAAAATGCCAGGGAGATCATGATTTTGAAGAGTGGGGTGACAAAATGTTATCGCTCGGAGGAGAATGGGAAGGAATTGATCTTTGAGTTCCTGGGGAAGGGGGAGATCCTGGGAGATCTGGAAACGATCCTGCGCAGGGTATGCCTGTGTAGTGTGGAGGCGATTACGCCGGTAGAGGCCTATGTGTTTTCACTGGCGGATTTTGATGGGTTGATCGATTCGGATAAGACTTTTCACAGGAAATTGCTGGAAGAACTGGCACTTCGTATTTATCAGACATCTACGAGGGCGTCCTACCAGCAAAATTATCCTGTTGAGTATTCCCTGATAAAGTTTTTGATGATACAAAAAGAGCAGCAGTTGTCATTCAGCAAGCAGGACATTGCTGATTACCTGGCAATCACTGTACGGAGTTTGAACAGAACTGTCAAGCAATTGCGGGAAGGGGCGGTGAATCCTGAACTGGCGGAAGGAGAGCTGAAACAATTGCTGAGTGATTTATAG
- a CDS encoding VOC family protein produces MSLLKKIDAQTNVVTWFEIPVSDIERAKAFYETILDIELVKRNDGGVEALFFPYNPEVVQATSGRVTGVLSKSDRNQPSGNGTVVYINASPDLQKVLDKVGPAGGKVVVPKTLIPAGFIGIIIDSEGNKVGLHAEQ; encoded by the coding sequence ATGTCCTTACTGAAAAAAATTGATGCACAGACGAATGTAGTTACCTGGTTTGAAATTCCCGTGTCGGATATTGAAAGGGCGAAAGCGTTTTATGAAACGATCCTGGACATTGAGCTGGTGAAGCGGAACGATGGTGGAGTTGAGGCGCTGTTTTTCCCGTATAACCCGGAAGTGGTGCAGGCGACATCGGGCAGGGTAACAGGAGTATTGTCTAAATCGGACAGGAATCAGCCTTCGGGGAATGGCACAGTTGTGTATATTAATGCCAGTCCGGATCTGCAAAAGGTGTTGGATAAGGTGGGGCCGGCAGGCGGGAAAGTGGTAGTGCCTAAAACGCTGATTCCGGCAGGGTTTATCGGGATTATTATAGATTCAGAAGGGAATAAGGTGGGCTTGCATGCGGAGCAGTGA
- a CDS encoding Crp/Fnr family transcriptional regulator, with amino-acid sequence MNRLLTYIRSLTDFSDESWTALQPALTAKTFAKNELLLKEGQVCQSLFYIESGYCKSYYNLDGIVKNTGFFFENDIATNISSFGSGQVSAYNLIACEPLCVVIFDKSRLFSIAQQYIEIEHLGRNCVRLFASKQEEFSTLFKLYSAQDRLQYLETHHPAMIQRVPLSQLASFLGVARETLSRIRKRRIM; translated from the coding sequence ATGAACCGTCTTCTAACCTATATCCGTTCCCTGACTGATTTCTCTGACGAAAGCTGGACAGCCCTGCAACCCGCACTGACAGCAAAAACCTTTGCAAAAAATGAATTATTACTAAAAGAAGGGCAGGTTTGTCAATCACTATTTTACATTGAAAGTGGGTATTGTAAAAGTTACTATAACCTGGATGGCATTGTAAAGAATACAGGGTTTTTCTTTGAAAATGATATTGCCACCAATATCAGCAGCTTTGGTAGCGGGCAGGTATCTGCTTACAATCTCATTGCCTGTGAACCGCTATGCGTGGTTATTTTTGATAAAAGCAGGCTTTTCAGCATTGCACAGCAATATATAGAAATTGAGCATCTTGGGCGAAATTGTGTGAGATTGTTTGCCAGCAAACAGGAAGAATTTTCTACACTCTTTAAACTGTACTCCGCACAGGATCGCCTGCAATACCTGGAAACACATCACCCTGCTATGATTCAGCGGGTACCGCTTTCCCAGCTGGCTTCCTTTCTGGGCGTGGCAAGAGAAACGCTGAGCCGGATCCGGAAAAGAAGAATTATGTGA
- a CDS encoding alpha/beta hydrolase family protein, whose product MEIKNLSLPVSAAPGAVSAICMLPEKPICILTLAHGAGANMQHTFMEALATALAGAGIATLRFNFPFTEQQKKRPDSPAVAWQAIAAAIDQARELYPALPLFVAGKSFGGRMSSQYLSANHRKDVTGLIFYGFPLHAAGKPSIDRAAHLQDVKVPMLFLQGTKDTLANWDMIESVCQSLKKASLVKLEGADHSFKAGKNKDMIPVLSAATKEWVKKKIK is encoded by the coding sequence ATGGAGATTAAAAATCTATCGCTGCCCGTATCAGCGGCTCCCGGGGCTGTTTCCGCAATATGCATGCTCCCGGAAAAGCCTATATGTATCCTGACATTAGCACATGGTGCAGGCGCTAATATGCAGCATACTTTTATGGAAGCATTGGCTACCGCGCTGGCAGGTGCAGGGATTGCGACGTTAAGATTTAATTTCCCGTTTACAGAACAACAAAAGAAGCGTCCTGACTCTCCCGCTGTTGCCTGGCAGGCCATTGCCGCGGCCATCGATCAGGCCAGGGAATTGTACCCGGCCCTCCCCCTCTTTGTAGCCGGCAAAAGTTTTGGCGGACGTATGTCTTCTCAATATCTCTCTGCCAATCATAGGAAAGACGTCACAGGTTTAATCTTTTATGGTTTCCCTTTGCATGCTGCAGGCAAACCTTCCATAGACAGGGCGGCACATTTACAGGATGTAAAGGTACCCATGCTCTTCCTTCAGGGTACCAAAGATACGCTGGCTAACTGGGATATGATTGAATCCGTTTGCCAATCATTAAAAAAAGCCAGTCTTGTGAAACTGGAAGGAGCAGATCATTCCTTTAAGGCCGGGAAGAATAAGGATATGATACCTGTGCTCAGTGCCGCGACAAAAGAGTGGGTGAAAAAGAAAATAAAATGA
- a CDS encoding MBL fold metallo-hydrolase — protein MTLTISGYSTALFSTWYFIEELGLLFDCGDGMMSAMLQKSRKIENIFISHPDRDHITGLLQVNQLNAREGFPIIHYPKDSKSFPALRDFSVKFDPHVVGTVWHPLADRERVWIKKDVYVEALRNNHVPAPAQVIKSFGFKVVQVRYKLKAAYLSLPPLEIKKVIDHLGREATHILVETVLLCYTGDTPAENFEYWNNAKVLIHEATFLGDEVESQSHRNKHSRLEDVLIGVKQTNIETLILGHFSSRYSNEQIDSSIVALCRQYDIKIPVYRVLPGQTVFDILSTKPLSALF, from the coding sequence ATGACCCTGACAATTTCCGGATATTCAACTGCTTTATTTTCTACCTGGTATTTTATTGAAGAATTAGGTTTACTGTTTGACTGTGGAGACGGGATGATGTCTGCCATGTTACAAAAGAGCAGGAAGATTGAAAACATATTTATTTCTCATCCTGACAGAGACCACATCACCGGGTTATTGCAGGTTAACCAGCTGAATGCCAGGGAGGGTTTTCCTATTATCCATTATCCGAAAGACAGCAAATCCTTTCCTGCCCTCAGGGATTTCTCTGTGAAATTTGATCCGCATGTAGTTGGCACGGTATGGCATCCGCTGGCAGACAGGGAGCGTGTCTGGATTAAGAAGGATGTGTATGTAGAAGCCCTGCGCAACAATCATGTGCCTGCACCTGCGCAGGTAATCAAAAGCTTTGGATTCAAAGTAGTGCAGGTGAGGTACAAACTAAAGGCAGCATATCTGTCGCTCCCGCCACTGGAGATTAAAAAGGTGATTGATCACTTAGGCAGGGAAGCGACACATATCTTAGTAGAGACGGTCCTGTTATGCTACACAGGGGATACGCCCGCGGAGAATTTTGAATACTGGAACAATGCGAAAGTACTGATCCATGAGGCGACATTCCTGGGTGATGAAGTAGAGAGTCAGTCTCACAGGAATAAGCACAGCAGGCTGGAAGATGTATTGATCGGTGTTAAGCAGACCAATATAGAAACCCTGATATTGGGGCATTTTTCTTCCAGGTATTCAAATGAACAGATTGATAGTAGTATCGTAGCATTATGCCGGCAATACGATATTAAGATTCCTGTATACCGGGTGCTACCGGGTCAGACGGTTTTTGATATATTGTCAACGAAGCCGTTGTCTGCATTATTTTAA